Proteins encoded within one genomic window of Solibaculum mannosilyticum:
- the hisF gene encoding imidazole glycerol phosphate synthase subunit HisF: MHAKRVIPCLDVHNGRVVKGVNFVNLRDAGDPVETGAAYDMEGADELVFLDISATAEARSTVVDMVKRVAETVFIPFTVGGGIRTVDDFKDLLRAGADKISINSSAVARPQLIREAADKFGSQCVVVAIDGKQRPDGKGWEVYVSGGRTPTGIDVVEWAVEANRLGAGEILLTGMDADGTKAGYNIPMTRAVSSNVDIPVIASGGAGTYEHFYDVLTEGRADAVLAASLFHYKEMTIAGLKDYLASRGIPVRPVSSF, from the coding sequence ATGCATGCCAAACGAGTCATACCCTGTTTAGACGTCCACAATGGCCGAGTGGTCAAAGGGGTCAATTTTGTCAACCTGCGGGACGCCGGTGATCCGGTGGAAACTGGCGCGGCCTATGACATGGAAGGCGCCGATGAACTGGTATTTTTGGATATCTCCGCTACGGCTGAAGCCCGCAGCACGGTGGTGGATATGGTCAAACGAGTGGCTGAAACGGTGTTTATCCCCTTCACTGTGGGGGGGGGCATCCGGACTGTGGACGATTTTAAGGATCTCCTTCGGGCAGGCGCTGATAAAATCTCCATCAATTCCTCAGCAGTGGCTCGTCCTCAGCTCATCCGGGAGGCGGCTGATAAGTTCGGCAGCCAGTGTGTGGTGGTGGCCATCGATGGCAAACAGCGTCCCGACGGCAAGGGCTGGGAAGTCTACGTCAGCGGCGGCCGTACTCCTACCGGTATCGATGTAGTGGAGTGGGCGGTGGAAGCCAACCGTCTGGGCGCCGGAGAGATCTTGCTCACCGGGATGGATGCCGACGGCACCAAAGCGGGCTACAACATTCCCATGACCCGGGCGGTCTCTTCCAATGTGGATATCCCGGTCATAGCATCGGGCGGCGCCGGTACCTATGAGCATTTTTACGATGTCCTCACCGAAGGGCGAGCGGATGCTGTTCTGGCGGCTTCCTTATTCCACTATAAGGAAATGACCATTGCCGGCTTAAAGGATTATCTTGCCTCTCGGGGCATTCCGGTACGTCCTGTATCTTCGTTTTAA